In a single window of the Antedon mediterranea chromosome 1, ecAntMedi1.1, whole genome shotgun sequence genome:
- the LOC140057221 gene encoding PAS domain-containing serine/threonine-protein kinase-like isoform X4: MAEELKRQTSWDFGSPIKPCTYPTASSQLSASMGRSGGAHIFSKSFGGSLKEWEQFGTPSYPSPLDRIRNGKKERAAELGVDKKLHSSLELNQSFPVTEKSRLHKDVPRKEDIGITLENFKADGLHSFSYAPGHSKGSFAPSPAPDLSQSMGQSWSFYNFIGGGQIGMTFPTTVYNPNKAILTIKARSTEILIANRMSSELFGFTTDDLIGMKLSDLLNAPLNERQTTLVEEHMETSGKVVMLSGKVMDAIDCNGLILPVSVWIKKITNDADPRCLVVMEPVDKESAVATIDASGCILSADSQLAYIHAYSSDSDLIGMNIKQLIPSFILPDADCKLPKEIRKQRLTGRTKDGSTFPLSALLKPIPTMQLPLPDVVEAAKPQSALNSQELTSSTSGLSSSGASQCYQATIWVLANISGMLSVLDNGTIHSVNHNFSLMLFGFPKHELVGKHITNLIPEFFDHLDIIDDSSMPLPPFDDDDPGGGVVFHPTSSRAHSRQSRQDDDDGPFDKSGTDNISQALNQLRLSGQPERPSTTDLLREAQKINDLSVDRASFNRPESACTADLLRTPPSVSPLGSPMSDRKISQGATPPGSITSMEVNIHSIPGSISPCSSTGDLHLLDKDDVFNLVGSEKRNSFGPRERRLSSRNSDESKTSMNNTDETCRNRTLSSTAELLNAPSTIIISPLSKSLVEQHNKMEALNIEPPADADVDFSDEHSQVLTAREVTPRGHAAVEDTQKKSLQEPDVIANDKSLRTTHQDVVTADQPEAATTSAPPPLERAQSRVSFADDNVNNCNINTEIDDVDSFHVTSTPSHKNARFASTVSMTSSIPEGSFIGQGRHKDGSYIGILFSIKKISLDDGNTLYCIWLSRDPSDPGEGGRHISNLTFASSFNSTFNASQSHRSFGEALTAAAKANDMSDIDEEQDPGRGQYNEKYETTICIGKGAFGFVKMATRKSDDEMVVVKFIRKHKILKENWVEDTDYGRVPMELSLLMKLDHRNIVSVVEFFENDIFFQMIMKKHGSGMDLFEFIDKRPNLDEPLASYIFRQVVAGVAYLHRQNIVHRDIKDENMILNEQFEVKIIDFGSSAYLIPEKLFSTFCGTLEYCSPEVLMGNKYRGPELEMWALGVTLYTLVYGENPFYDIEETIQAILNPPFDVSRELFNVIERLLHPEPEWRCTIDQLEKHEWINLPIDISQYKWEEVLPHDTVDSGPPAEGPDEDQCEYELEAELKKYLDLEGSMNGSTTSSSRT, translated from the exons ATGGCGGAAGAATTAAAAAG GCAAACATCGTGGGACTTTGGCTCTCCCATTAAGCCGTGCACTTACCCAACAGCATCATCTCAATTAAGCGCCTCAATG GGACGATCAGGAGGTGCTCATATATTTTCTAAATCATTCGGTGGAAGCTTGAAAGAATGGGAGCAGTTTGGCACACCTTCTTATCCATCACCTTTGGATCGGATTAGAAATGGAAAGAA GGAACGTGCGGCAGAACTTGGTGTAGACAAGAAATTGCATAGTTCATTGGAGCTAAACCAATCATTTCCAGTAACAGAAAAGTCACGGCTACATAAGGATGTACCACGCAAGGAAGATATCGGCATTACGTTGGAAAATTTCAAAG CTGACGGCCTGCACAGCTTCAGTTATGCCCCTGGTCACTCAAAAGGTTCATTTGCACCTTCACCCGCCCCTGATTTGAGCCAATCAATGGGTCAGTCATGGTCATTTTACAACTTCATTGGTGGCGGTCAAATTGGGATGACTTTCCCAACCACAGTCTACAATCCCAACAAAGCCATCTTGACCATAAAAGCTAGGTCAACTGAG ATTCTGATTGCCAACCGTATGTCATCAGAATTGTTTGGATTCACAACTGATGACCTCATTGGTATGAAGTTATCAGACTTGTTAAATGCACCGTTGAATGAGAGGCAAACCACCCTCGTGGAAGAGCACATGGAAACGTCTGGAAAGGTTGTGATGTTATCCGGAAAAGTG ATGGATGCTATAGATTGCAATGGGCTTATATTACCAGTATCTGTATGGATCAAGAAGATAACGAACGATGCAGACCCTAGATGTCTGGTTGTCATGGAACCAGTGGACAAGGAGTCTGCAGTAGCCACCATTGATGCCTCT GGTTGTATTTTGTCAGCTGACAGCCAACTAGCTTACATTCACGCTTACTCATCAGATTCAGACTTGATTGGAATGAACATTAAGCAGTTAATACCATCATTCATTCTGCCTGATGCAGATTGTAAATTACCGAag GAAATAAGAAAACAAAGGCTGACTGGAAGAACTAAAGATGGCTCTACGTTCCCTTTGAGTGCTCTTCTTAAGCCTATTCCAACAATGCAGTTACCACTGCCTGACGTAGTGGAGGCAGCCAAGCCTCAATCTGCCCTTAACAGCCAAGAATTAACATCATCGACGTCAG GTTTGTCATCATCTGGAGCTTCTCAATGTTACCAAGCAACAATCTGGGTGTTAGCCAACATCAGTGGAATGTTGAGTGTGCTGGATAATGGTACCATTCACAGTGTCAATCATAATTTCTCACTCATGCTGTTTGGCTTCCCAAAACATGAACTTGTTGGCAAA CACATTACCAACCTAATTCCAGAATTCTTTGACCATTTGGATATTATTGATGATAGTTCAATGCCCTTACCCCCATTTGATGATGATGACCCCGGGGGTGGTGTAGTCTTTCATCCTACCAGTTCCAGAGCACACAGTAGGCAATCTAGACAGGATGATG aTGATGGTCCATTTGACAAGAGTGGTACTGACAATATCTCACAAGCCTTAAATCAGCTACGCTTGTCTGGTCAACCTGAAAG ACCCTCAACAACTGATTTACTACGAGAGGCTCAGAAAATTAATGATTTGAGTGTTGATCGGGCTTCATTTAACCGACCAGAAAGTGCATGCACCGCTGACCTGCTACGTACACCTCCGTCAGTGTCACCACTTGGAAGTCCTATGTCTGATAGAAAGATAAGTCAAGGAGCGACACCCCCTGGTAGCATTACCAGTATGGAGGTTAATATACACAGTATACCAGGATCGATCAGTCCATGTTCATCAACGGGGGACCTACACCTATTAGATAAAGATGATGTGTTTAATCTAGTCGGAAGCGAGAAACGTAATAGTTTTGGACCCCGAGAGCGTAGATTGTCCTCAAGGAATTCAGATGAATCTAAGACTTCTATGAATAACACGGATGAAACATGTCGTAATAGAACGCTTTCATCCACAGCTGAGCTACTTAATGCGCCCTCTACGATAATTATATCACCACTAAGTAAAAGTCTTGTCGAACAACATAATAAAATGGAGGCTCTAAATATAGAACCACCAGCTGATGCAGATGTTGATTTTAGCGATGAACACTCACAAGTGCTAACTGCTAGAGAGGTGACTCCACGAGGACACGCAGCAGTGGAAGATACCCAAAAGAAGTCGCTGCAGGAACCAGATGTTATTGCCAATGACAAAAGCCTTCGTACGACCCATCAAGATGTGGTCACCGCCGACCAACCAGAAGCTGCGACAACCTCTGCACCTCCACCTCTAGAGCGTGCACAGTCTCGTGTTAGCTTTGCCGACGATAACGTTAACAATTGTAATATAAACACTGAAATTGATGATGTAGATTCTTTTCATGTGACATCAACGCCATCACATAAGAATGCGCGGTTTGCTTCAACAGTGTCGATGACATCATCTATACCAGAGGGTAGTTTTATAGGACAGGGTCGACATAAAGATGGATCATACATTG gaattttattttcaatcaagAAGATTTCACTAGATGATGGCAACACCTTGTATTGCATTTGGCTGTCACGTGACCCATCTGATCCTGGTGAAGGAGGGCGACATATATCCAATTTAACATTTGCGTCAAGTTTTAACAGTACCTTTAATGCCTCTCAGAGTCATCGTAGCTTTGGAGAG GCCCTTACAGCTGCAGCAAAGGCTAATGATATGTCTGACATAGACGAGGAGCAAGATCCTggcagagggcagtataatgaaaAGTATGAAACAACGATATGCATCGGTAAAGGAGCATTCGGATTTGTCAAGATGGCTACCAGAAAAAGTGATGACGAAATg GTTGTTGTGAAATTTATACGAAAACACAAGATTTTGAAGGAAAATTGGGTTGAAGACACAGACTATGGACGAGTTCCAATGGAGTTGTCTTTACTTATGAAATTAGACCATAGAAATATTGTGTCT GTTGTGGAATTTTTTGAAAACgatatttttttccaaatgaTAATGAAAAAGCATGGATCAGGCATGGACCTGTTTGAATTCATTGACAAGCGACCAAACTTAGACGAACCTTTGGCCAGTTACATCTTCAGACAA GTTGTTGCTGGAGTAGCATACTTACATCGACAGAACATTGTTCATCGAGACATTAAAGACGAGAATATGATACTCAACGAGCAGTTTGAAGTTAAGATTATAGACTTTGGCTCTTCTGCGTATCTCATTCCCGAAAAACTCTTCTCGACATTTTGTGGCACATTGGAATACTGCTCTCCGGAAGTTTTAATGGGAAACAA ATATCGAGGACCAGAGTTAGAGATGTGGGCATTAGGAGTAACCCTTTACACTCTAGTCTATGGCGAGAATCCGTTTTATGATATTGAGGAAACGATACAGGCAATCCTTAACCCTCCATTTGATGTATCTAGAG AGCTTTTTAATGTGATAGAACGTCTGCTTCACCCTGAGCCTGAGTGGCGATGTACCATAGACCAACTTGAGAAACATGAATGGATTAATTTACCAATTGATATAAGCCAATACAAATGGGAAGAGGTTTTACCACACGACA CTGTTGACTCTGGTCCACCAGCAGAGGGCCCAGATGAAGATCAATGCGAATATGAATTGGAGGCAGAATTGAAAAAATACCTGGATTTGGAGGGTAGCATGAATGGAAGCACTACCAGTAGCTCAAGAACTTGA
- the LOC140057221 gene encoding PAS domain-containing serine/threonine-protein kinase-like isoform X1 gives MAEELKRQTSWDFGSPIKPCTYPTASSQLSASMGRSGGAHIFSKSFGGSLKEWEQFGTPSYPSPLDRIRNGKKERAAELGVDKKLHSSLELNQSFPVTEKSRLHKDVPRKEDIGITLENFKADGLHSFSYAPGHSKGSFAPSPAPDLSQSMGQSWSFYNFIGGGQIGMTFPTTVYNPNKAILTIKARSTEILIANRMSSELFGFTTDDLIGMKLSDLLNAPLNERQTTLVEEHMETSGKVVMLSGKVMDAIDCNGLILPVSVWIKKITNDADPRCLVVMEPVDKESAVATIDASGCILSADSQLAYIHAYSSDSDLIGMNIKQLIPSFILPDADCKLPKEIRKQRLTGRTKDGSTFPLSALLKPIPTMQLPLPDVVEAAKPQSALNSQELTSSTSGSTSCNASMAVNYGTPMSTSQSNTFPNFTETSNTGLSSSGASQCYQATIWVLANISGMLSVLDNGTIHSVNHNFSLMLFGFPKHELVGKHITNLIPEFFDHLDIIDDSSMPLPPFDDDDPGGGVVFHPTSSRAHSRQSRQDDDDGPFDKSGTDNISQALNQLRLSGQPERPSTTDLLREAQKINDLSVDRASFNRPESACTADLLRTPPSVSPLGSPMSDRKISQGATPPGSITSMEVNIHSIPGSISPCSSTGDLHLLDKDDVFNLVGSEKRNSFGPRERRLSSRNSDESKTSMNNTDETCRNRTLSSTAELLNAPSTIIISPLSKSLVEQHNKMEALNIEPPADADVDFSDEHSQVLTAREVTPRGHAAVEDTQKKSLQEPDVIANDKSLRTTHQDVVTADQPEAATTSAPPPLERAQSRVSFADDNVNNCNINTEIDDVDSFHVTSTPSHKNARFASTVSMTSSIPEGSFIGQGRHKDGSYIGILFSIKKISLDDGNTLYCIWLSRDPSDPGEGGRHISNLTFASSFNSTFNASQSHRSFGEALTAAAKANDMSDIDEEQDPGRGQYNEKYETTICIGKGAFGFVKMATRKSDDEMVVVKFIRKHKILKENWVEDTDYGRVPMELSLLMKLDHRNIVSVVEFFENDIFFQMIMKKHGSGMDLFEFIDKRPNLDEPLASYIFRQVVAGVAYLHRQNIVHRDIKDENMILNEQFEVKIIDFGSSAYLIPEKLFSTFCGTLEYCSPEVLMGNKYRGPELEMWALGVTLYTLVYGENPFYDIEETIQAILNPPFDVSRELFNVIERLLHPEPEWRCTIDQLEKHEWINLPIDISQYKWEEVLPHDTVDSGPPAEGPDEDQCEYELEAELKKYLDLEGSMNGSTTSSSRT, from the exons ATGGCGGAAGAATTAAAAAG GCAAACATCGTGGGACTTTGGCTCTCCCATTAAGCCGTGCACTTACCCAACAGCATCATCTCAATTAAGCGCCTCAATG GGACGATCAGGAGGTGCTCATATATTTTCTAAATCATTCGGTGGAAGCTTGAAAGAATGGGAGCAGTTTGGCACACCTTCTTATCCATCACCTTTGGATCGGATTAGAAATGGAAAGAA GGAACGTGCGGCAGAACTTGGTGTAGACAAGAAATTGCATAGTTCATTGGAGCTAAACCAATCATTTCCAGTAACAGAAAAGTCACGGCTACATAAGGATGTACCACGCAAGGAAGATATCGGCATTACGTTGGAAAATTTCAAAG CTGACGGCCTGCACAGCTTCAGTTATGCCCCTGGTCACTCAAAAGGTTCATTTGCACCTTCACCCGCCCCTGATTTGAGCCAATCAATGGGTCAGTCATGGTCATTTTACAACTTCATTGGTGGCGGTCAAATTGGGATGACTTTCCCAACCACAGTCTACAATCCCAACAAAGCCATCTTGACCATAAAAGCTAGGTCAACTGAG ATTCTGATTGCCAACCGTATGTCATCAGAATTGTTTGGATTCACAACTGATGACCTCATTGGTATGAAGTTATCAGACTTGTTAAATGCACCGTTGAATGAGAGGCAAACCACCCTCGTGGAAGAGCACATGGAAACGTCTGGAAAGGTTGTGATGTTATCCGGAAAAGTG ATGGATGCTATAGATTGCAATGGGCTTATATTACCAGTATCTGTATGGATCAAGAAGATAACGAACGATGCAGACCCTAGATGTCTGGTTGTCATGGAACCAGTGGACAAGGAGTCTGCAGTAGCCACCATTGATGCCTCT GGTTGTATTTTGTCAGCTGACAGCCAACTAGCTTACATTCACGCTTACTCATCAGATTCAGACTTGATTGGAATGAACATTAAGCAGTTAATACCATCATTCATTCTGCCTGATGCAGATTGTAAATTACCGAag GAAATAAGAAAACAAAGGCTGACTGGAAGAACTAAAGATGGCTCTACGTTCCCTTTGAGTGCTCTTCTTAAGCCTATTCCAACAATGCAGTTACCACTGCCTGACGTAGTGGAGGCAGCCAAGCCTCAATCTGCCCTTAACAGCCAAGAATTAACATCATCGACGTCAG GCTCTACATCTTGTAATGCTTCAATGGCTGTGAACTATGGAACGCCAATGTCAACGTCACAATCTAACACATTCCCAAACTTTACAGAGACTAGTAATACAG GTTTGTCATCATCTGGAGCTTCTCAATGTTACCAAGCAACAATCTGGGTGTTAGCCAACATCAGTGGAATGTTGAGTGTGCTGGATAATGGTACCATTCACAGTGTCAATCATAATTTCTCACTCATGCTGTTTGGCTTCCCAAAACATGAACTTGTTGGCAAA CACATTACCAACCTAATTCCAGAATTCTTTGACCATTTGGATATTATTGATGATAGTTCAATGCCCTTACCCCCATTTGATGATGATGACCCCGGGGGTGGTGTAGTCTTTCATCCTACCAGTTCCAGAGCACACAGTAGGCAATCTAGACAGGATGATG aTGATGGTCCATTTGACAAGAGTGGTACTGACAATATCTCACAAGCCTTAAATCAGCTACGCTTGTCTGGTCAACCTGAAAG ACCCTCAACAACTGATTTACTACGAGAGGCTCAGAAAATTAATGATTTGAGTGTTGATCGGGCTTCATTTAACCGACCAGAAAGTGCATGCACCGCTGACCTGCTACGTACACCTCCGTCAGTGTCACCACTTGGAAGTCCTATGTCTGATAGAAAGATAAGTCAAGGAGCGACACCCCCTGGTAGCATTACCAGTATGGAGGTTAATATACACAGTATACCAGGATCGATCAGTCCATGTTCATCAACGGGGGACCTACACCTATTAGATAAAGATGATGTGTTTAATCTAGTCGGAAGCGAGAAACGTAATAGTTTTGGACCCCGAGAGCGTAGATTGTCCTCAAGGAATTCAGATGAATCTAAGACTTCTATGAATAACACGGATGAAACATGTCGTAATAGAACGCTTTCATCCACAGCTGAGCTACTTAATGCGCCCTCTACGATAATTATATCACCACTAAGTAAAAGTCTTGTCGAACAACATAATAAAATGGAGGCTCTAAATATAGAACCACCAGCTGATGCAGATGTTGATTTTAGCGATGAACACTCACAAGTGCTAACTGCTAGAGAGGTGACTCCACGAGGACACGCAGCAGTGGAAGATACCCAAAAGAAGTCGCTGCAGGAACCAGATGTTATTGCCAATGACAAAAGCCTTCGTACGACCCATCAAGATGTGGTCACCGCCGACCAACCAGAAGCTGCGACAACCTCTGCACCTCCACCTCTAGAGCGTGCACAGTCTCGTGTTAGCTTTGCCGACGATAACGTTAACAATTGTAATATAAACACTGAAATTGATGATGTAGATTCTTTTCATGTGACATCAACGCCATCACATAAGAATGCGCGGTTTGCTTCAACAGTGTCGATGACATCATCTATACCAGAGGGTAGTTTTATAGGACAGGGTCGACATAAAGATGGATCATACATTG gaattttattttcaatcaagAAGATTTCACTAGATGATGGCAACACCTTGTATTGCATTTGGCTGTCACGTGACCCATCTGATCCTGGTGAAGGAGGGCGACATATATCCAATTTAACATTTGCGTCAAGTTTTAACAGTACCTTTAATGCCTCTCAGAGTCATCGTAGCTTTGGAGAG GCCCTTACAGCTGCAGCAAAGGCTAATGATATGTCTGACATAGACGAGGAGCAAGATCCTggcagagggcagtataatgaaaAGTATGAAACAACGATATGCATCGGTAAAGGAGCATTCGGATTTGTCAAGATGGCTACCAGAAAAAGTGATGACGAAATg GTTGTTGTGAAATTTATACGAAAACACAAGATTTTGAAGGAAAATTGGGTTGAAGACACAGACTATGGACGAGTTCCAATGGAGTTGTCTTTACTTATGAAATTAGACCATAGAAATATTGTGTCT GTTGTGGAATTTTTTGAAAACgatatttttttccaaatgaTAATGAAAAAGCATGGATCAGGCATGGACCTGTTTGAATTCATTGACAAGCGACCAAACTTAGACGAACCTTTGGCCAGTTACATCTTCAGACAA GTTGTTGCTGGAGTAGCATACTTACATCGACAGAACATTGTTCATCGAGACATTAAAGACGAGAATATGATACTCAACGAGCAGTTTGAAGTTAAGATTATAGACTTTGGCTCTTCTGCGTATCTCATTCCCGAAAAACTCTTCTCGACATTTTGTGGCACATTGGAATACTGCTCTCCGGAAGTTTTAATGGGAAACAA ATATCGAGGACCAGAGTTAGAGATGTGGGCATTAGGAGTAACCCTTTACACTCTAGTCTATGGCGAGAATCCGTTTTATGATATTGAGGAAACGATACAGGCAATCCTTAACCCTCCATTTGATGTATCTAGAG AGCTTTTTAATGTGATAGAACGTCTGCTTCACCCTGAGCCTGAGTGGCGATGTACCATAGACCAACTTGAGAAACATGAATGGATTAATTTACCAATTGATATAAGCCAATACAAATGGGAAGAGGTTTTACCACACGACA CTGTTGACTCTGGTCCACCAGCAGAGGGCCCAGATGAAGATCAATGCGAATATGAATTGGAGGCAGAATTGAAAAAATACCTGGATTTGGAGGGTAGCATGAATGGAAGCACTACCAGTAGCTCAAGAACTTGA